CGGGTCGGCGGGGGCTTCGGGGCGCCGTGGACGCCCACCACCGTGCGGTCGGTCTCCCGTACGGCCGGGAGTTCCGGGAACAGGGACGCCACATGCGTGTCCGGGCCGACACCCAGCAGCAGGACGTCGAACGTGGGTACGGGGCCGTGGGATTCGGGGTCCGCCGACTTGGCCAGTTCCGCCGCGTACGCCTCCGCCGCCGAGTCCACGTCGGAGCCGTACGGGCCGTCCGACGCGGGCATGGCGTGGACGCGGGCCGGGTCCAGAGGCACCGCGTCCAGCAGCGCCGCCTTCGCCTGGGTGATGTTGCGGTCCGGGTCGCCCTCGGGCAGGAAGCGTTCGTCGCCCCACCACAGGTCGAGCCGGGCCCAGTCGATCGCGTCCCGGGCGGGCGCGGAGGCCAGTGCGGCCAGCAGGCCGTTGCCGTTGCGGCCGCCGGTGAGGACCACCGACGCCGAGCCCCGTGAGGCCTGCGCGTCGACGATCTTCGTGATCAGGCGGGCCGCGGCGGCCTCGGCCATCAGCTCCTTGTCACGGTGGACGACGAGCTGCGGTGCCGTACTCACTTCGTGGACACCTTCTTCACCGGTGGCATCAGAGCCGGAGTGGCCCTGTCCGCGTCCTCCGCCACGGGCGGCTTCCTCGCCGGTTCCAGTGCCAGTGCCGACGCCGGTGCGGGGGCCGGTGCCTGCGGTTCGGGGGCCGTCGAAGGGGCCAGCCGCTCCACGCCGTACCGCAGCGCGGACGCGTACGTGTCGTCCGGGTCCAGGCGCCGCAGCTCCTCCGCCATCAGCTCCGCGGTCTCACGGCGCTTGAGCGCCACCGCGCGGTCGGGCTGGCCCTGGATGGAGAGGGTCGCCAGGGAGCCGTCGGCGCGGTCGAGGGTGATGGGGCCGGTGCTCGTCCGCATCCGGACCGCCGTCAGGCCGGGGCCCGAGGACAGGGAGCGCTTCACCGGGACGTCCAGCCGGTCCGCCAGCCACATCGCCAGCAGCTCGCAGCTCGGGTTGAACTCCTCGCCCTCCACCTCGACCGCGTTCACCTCGCAGGTGACCTGGTCCAGGGCGGCGGCCAGCATCGAGCGCCACGGGGTGATACGGGTCCAGGAGAGATCCGTGTCGCCCGGCGTGTACGCGTCCGCGCGCGCCGCCAGTTCCCGTACCGGCTGCTCGGCCGCGTACGTGTCCGTCACCCTGCGCTGCGCGAGAGCGCCCAGCGGGTCCTTCGCCGGGTCCTGCGGGGCGTTCACCGGCCACCAGACGACCACCGGGGCGTCCGGCAGCAGCAGGGGCAGCACCACCGAGTCGGCGTGGTCGACGACCTCGCCGTACAGGCGCAGGACGACCGTCTCGCCGCTGCCCGCGTCCGCGCCGACCCTGACCTCGGCGTCGAGGCGGGACGTCGTACGGTCGCGGGGGGAGCGGGAGACGCGCTTGACGACCACCAGGGTGCGCGAGGGATGCTCGCGCGAGGCGTCGTTCGCGGCCTTCAGGGCGTCGTAGGCGTTCTCCTCGTCGGTGACGATGACAAGGGTGAGGACCATGCCGACGGCCGGTGTTCCTATGGCCCGACGGCCTTGCACCAGCGCCTTGTTGACCTTGCTGGCCGTGGTGTCCGTGAGGTCTATTTTCATGGGCGCCGCCAGCTCCGTCCGTCTCGTTCGAGCATTTCGTCGGCCTCGACGGGGCCCCACGTGCCCGAGGGGTACTGCGCGGGCTTGCCGTGCTTGTCCCAGTACTGCTCGATCGGGTCGAGGATCCGCCAGGACAGCTCGACCTCCTCGGTGCGCGGGAAGAGGTTGGAGTCGCCCAGGAGGACGTCCAGGATCAGGCGTTCGTAGGCCTCCGGGCTCGACTCCGTGAACGACTCGCCGTACGCGAAGTCCATGGACACGTCCCGGATCTCCATCGAGGTGCCGGGCACCTTGGAGCCGAAGCGGACCGTGATGCCCTCGTCGGGCTGGACACGGATGACGATCGCGTTCTGGCCCAGTTCCTCCGTCGCCGTGTGGTCGAAGGGGGAGTGCGGTGCCCGCTGGAAGACCACCGCGATCTCGGTGACGCGACGGCCCAGACGCTTGCCGGTCCGCAGGTAGAACGGGACGCCCGCCCAGCGGCGGTTGTCGACCTCGACCTTGATCGCCGCGTAGGTGTCGGTCTTCGACTTGGGGTC
The DNA window shown above is from Streptomyces sp. NBC_01451 and carries:
- the pgl gene encoding 6-phosphogluconolactonase; translated protein: MSTAPQLVVHRDKELMAEAAAARLITKIVDAQASRGSASVVLTGGRNGNGLLAALASAPARDAIDWARLDLWWGDERFLPEGDPDRNITQAKAALLDAVPLDPARVHAMPASDGPYGSDVDSAAEAYAAELAKSADPESHGPVPTFDVLLLGVGPDTHVASLFPELPAVRETDRTVVGVHGAPKPPPTRVTLTLPAIRAAREVWLLAAGEDKAGAAAIALSGAGEIQAPAAGAYGRQRTLWLLDAPAASQLPRALYPPASP
- the opcA gene encoding glucose-6-phosphate dehydrogenase assembly protein OpcA; amino-acid sequence: MKIDLTDTTASKVNKALVQGRRAIGTPAVGMVLTLVIVTDEENAYDALKAANDASREHPSRTLVVVKRVSRSPRDRTTSRLDAEVRVGADAGSGETVVLRLYGEVVDHADSVVLPLLLPDAPVVVWWPVNAPQDPAKDPLGALAQRRVTDTYAAEQPVRELAARADAYTPGDTDLSWTRITPWRSMLAAALDQVTCEVNAVEVEGEEFNPSCELLAMWLADRLDVPVKRSLSSGPGLTAVRMRTSTGPITLDRADGSLATLSIQGQPDRAVALKRRETAELMAEELRRLDPDDTYASALRYGVERLAPSTAPEPQAPAPAPASALALEPARKPPVAEDADRATPALMPPVKKVSTK